A segment of the Nitrosospira briensis C-128 genome:
ACGTGGGACCCTGCCTTAAGGGCTTTGATGAGCGTTTCCAGATGAAGGGAGGTGGGGTTGGCCACCACCACGAGGTCGAATTTGTGGCTGAGTGCGAGGTCAAGATCTTGAAAGACAGTAATACCTTCGGGGATGATCTCCATGGGGGGCGGAAGATTCCGGCTTCGCACCACGCCGAGTTCGCGAATTCCGAGCGTATGTAAATTGTTGAGGTGCCTGACTCCAATGGATCCAAGGCCAACCACCAAAGCTTTCAAATGGTGCTTCCCCGTCTTTCCATCAGAAATTCGGCCAGTTGAAACGAGAATTCATCGTCGATATCGATGGAGTCGTTGCTGTCGATCTTAAGCGGCAAGACGTGTGTGCCTGTGAGGGAATGTTTTTCCAGAATGGTCCGGGTGCGAATCAAATCCAGATAACCGATTTGCCAATACACCTTGGGCAAACTTTGCCTCGGCTCGTTGAAGGGCTCGGGAATGCCGGGAATGCTCAATAGCGCTTGCATAAAACCATCCGCTCCGATGGTCCACATTTTATAGGGATTTTGCCCCGGTTCGATGATTCCTCGAACCGAATCGGCTTCCGGATTTTTTTTCAGGAGCTCAGCAGCCTCTTCTATTTTTGAAACGCTACGCGAGGGAGAAGTTGGACGGAATTGAAAGATAGCATCGGGAAGTGGAACTCGATTTTGCTCCAACCATCGCAAAAAATGATGAAATACGGGCAAGTCCCGCGTGTCGTCCTGCGCGAGTTCACTGGGCCTTAAGAAGGGTACCTCGGCGCCGGCATTTCTCGCGACCTTGGCAATTTCCTCCGAATCCGTGCTGACAAAAGTTCGCTGGATGGAAGGGCATTTGAGGGAAATCTCAATCGAATGGGCGATAAGGGGTTTTCCCCGCAAAAGCCGGATATTTTTATGGGGTACGGCCTTTGATCCTCCCCGCGCGGGAATGAGTGAATAAATTAACATCGACTACAGTCTGCACTGCTTCAATTCAGTAGGCTTGATAGCCCGTTTCGGCCGA
Coding sequences within it:
- a CDS encoding acylneuraminate cytidylyltransferase family protein codes for the protein MLIYSLIPARGGSKAVPHKNIRLLRGKPLIAHSIEISLKCPSIQRTFVSTDSEEIAKVARNAGAEVPFLRPSELAQDDTRDLPVFHHFLRWLEQNRVPLPDAIFQFRPTSPSRSVSKIEEAAELLKKNPEADSVRGIIEPGQNPYKMWTIGADGFMQALLSIPGIPEPFNEPRQSLPKVYWQIGYLDLIRTRTILEKHSLTGTHVLPLKIDSNDSIDIDDEFSFQLAEFLMERRGSTI